The proteins below are encoded in one region of Silene latifolia isolate original U9 population chromosome 2, ASM4854445v1, whole genome shotgun sequence:
- the LOC141642464 gene encoding uncharacterized protein LOC141642464 has translation MSKSSYDQQARSSAGFSPDQDSVGSVTKKSSSSGSKLRGRKEFLRRFADTKIFISNLENWYKTLSENSDIEAFDLPFELVELQKFDYALEGVSFQQLVRMPSAIYASTSDGVEAAAYLAVEDFLHASVQGLWEAFWSEGEPLPLYVACLHNESKKFYQAERAIAADKLEGLSAAAILVKNDRHPHGRWDEVLELALLTPDIGSLSVGGAQMPPLSILGEALFFAIRIMLSRSLSRTSISESPSPVFVLLVDSQYAGVIKVEGDVRNLDLNSNNVYECAAKWVKHHSHIAMSPVDRVWNKLGNANWRDIGALQVLFATFHSMLQFAGVPKQSIEDLAADHSSRLQGRRIERQLADTTVNGHDLSRYQLGHGFSEIVEVEDEPAIRERDKPIKLVVGSVLWLEDSVSNNHEGYQITDICSDGELPYYVANSLDDPGKPLLLYVGAHPSQVEPVCGEMNLWYQVQRQTKVLTAMKQKGLSSKYLPQLSASGRIIHSGDCQISNKSVDCNHPWCGTPVLATIPVGDPITIMVRDGRFGSDEAIKCCHDCLSALSAAAGLGIRHGDIRPENVIRVTSGANCHYFVLIGWGHAVMEERDRAAMNLHFSSTFALQEGKLCSASDAESLVYMLYFCSGGELPDLDSVEGALQWRERAWSRRLIQQKLGDISAVLKAFADYVDSLCGTPYPIDYDIWLRRLKRHMRDDDHGKGIDMS, from the exons atgTCAAAAAGCTCTTATGATCAGCAAGCTAGGAGCTCAGCAG GGTTCTCTCCTGATCAAGATTCGGTCGGGTCTGTGACAAAGAAATCCAGCTCTTCAGGCAGCAAACTTCGAGGCAGGAAAGAGTTTCTTCGTAGATTTGCAGACACTAAAATTTTCATATCTAACCTGGAGAACTGGTATAAAACATTATCAGAAAATTCCGATATAGAAGCCTTTGACTTGCCTTTTGAGTTAGTAGAGCTTCAGAAGTTTGATTATGCACTAGAAGGGGTTTCATTCCAACAACTTGTTCGGATGCCTAGTGCTATCTATGCTTCAACATCTGATGGTGTTGAAGCTGCTGCATATTTAGCTGTTGAAGATTTTCTACATGCAAGTGTACAAGGATTGTGGGAAGCATTTTGGAGTGAGGGTGAGCCTTTACCGTTATATGTAGCTTGCCTTCATAATGAAAGTAAGAAATTTTACCAGGCAGAAAGGGCAATTGCAGCCGATAAACTGGAGGGCCTTTCTGCAGCGGCAATTTTGGTTAAGAATGACAGGCACCCTCACGGGAGATGGGATGAAGTCCTTGAACTCGCTTTATTGACTCCTGATATTGGATCGCTTTCCGTGGGCGGGGCACAAATGCCTCCTCTTTCCATTTTAGGTGAAGCGTTATTTTTTGCTATCCGGATTATGCTATCCAGAAGCTTAAGCAGGACAAGTATTTCTGAAAGTCCAAGCCCTGTTTTTGTGTTACTTGTTGATTCTCAGTATGCTGGTGTGATTAAAGTTGAAGGGGATGTAAGGAATTTGGACTTGAATTCAAATAATGTATATGAATGTGCTGCAAAATGGGTAAAGCATCATTCACATATTGCCATGTCTCCAGTTGACAGGGTATGGAACAAACTTGGGAATGCTAATTGGCGGGACATAGGTGCTCTTCAGGTGCTTTTTGCAACATTCCATTCTATGTTGCAATTTGCAGGCGTCCCTAAGCAGTCTATTGAGGATTTGGCTGCCGATCATAGTTCTCGTCTCCAAGGAAGAAGAATAGAAAGGCAACTTGCAGACACCACGGTAAACGGACATGACCTATCCCGTTATCAACTGGGTCATGGCTTCTCAGAAATTGTCGAGGTTGAAGATGAACCCGCTATAAGAGAGCGAGATAAGCCGATCAAATTGGTAGTTGGGTCAGTTTTGTGGTTGGAGGATTCAGTTTCAAACAATCATGAAGGTTATCAAATTACTGACATTTGCAGTGATGGTGAACTTCCATATTATGTAGCAAATTCTCTTGATGATCCTGGAAAACCTCTCCTTTTATATGTCGGTGCACACCCCTCTCAGGTTGAGCCTGTTTGTGGAGAGATGAATTTATGGTACCAGGTACAAAGGCAAACAAAGGTCTTGACAGCAATGAAACAAAAAGGCCTCTCTAGTAAATATCTGCCTCAATTGAGTGCATCTGGTAGAATAATCCACTCTGGTGATTGTCAAATATCCAATAAAAGTGTCGATTGTAATCACCCGTGGTGTGGAACCCCCGTCTTAGCGACTATCCCTGTCGGGGACCCAATAACCATAATGGTCAGGGATGGCCGTTTTGGGTCAGATGAGGCTATAAAGTGTTGCCATGACTGCTTGTCGGCCCTTTCTGCTGCCGCTGGATTAGGCATCCGGCATGGAGATATCCGACCAGAGAATGTGATTAGGGTCACTTCTGGTGCAAATTGCCATTACTTTGTTCTTATCGGTTGGGGGCATGCTGTGATGGAAGAGAGAGATCGCGCTGCGATGAATCTTCACTTTTCTTCCACTTTTGCACTCCAAGAGGGTAAGTTGTGTTCGGCATCTGATGCTGAGAGCTTAGTTTACATGCTTTATTTCTGTTCGGGTGGAGAGCTGCCCGACTTAGATTCGGTTGAAGGAGCATTGCAGTGGAGGGAAAGGGCTTGGTCAAGGAGGTTAATACAGCAGAAGCTTGGGGACATTTCTGCTGTTTTAAAAGCTT